From one Rosa rugosa chromosome 4, drRosRugo1.1, whole genome shotgun sequence genomic stretch:
- the LOC133744975 gene encoding uncharacterized protein LOC133744975 gives MAVASKTRNMLENLVREGSFKWLIGNRGPFDDELEEMERSPSAPTNWIPELSPIANVVVRRCSKILGVPTTELCKGFSAEASESIKHPSRYARNFLEYCSFRALALSTQVTGHLADKKFRRLTYDMMLAWEAPASDSQPLLNLNEDLSVGIEAFSRIAPSVPIIANVIISENLFEVLATSTGGRLQFSTYDKYLSGLERAIRKMRTQSESSLLSAVRSSRGERILEVDGTVTTQPVLEHVGISTWPGRLILTDHALYFEALRVVSYDKAKRYDLSDDLKQVVKPELTGPWGTRLFDKAVFYKSISLSEPVVIEFPELKGHSRRDYWLAIIREILYVHRFIHKYQIKGVKRDEALSKAVLGILRVQAIQEISSSPLRAEGLLMFNLCDQLPGGDLILETLANMSTVSELNRSNTSKSGGGMYSISALDMISNLGFAFGTSSNNSVEAGLAVGEVTVGQLTSLERAVKESKNNYEKVAQAQATVDGVKVEGIDTNVAVMKELLFPMIELGKWLLSLALWEDPLKSLGFCVVFTYIICRGWLSYAFALMLVFIAIFMMLTRFFSQGISNHEVKVLAPPPMNTMEQLLAVQNAISQAEGIVQDGNIVLLKLHALLLSLFPQASEKFAVALLVMASTLALLPGKYIVLLIFLEAFTRYSPMRKTSTERWMRRLREWWFSVPAAPVILEREKEEKKKR, from the exons ATGGCGGTGGCAAGCAAAACCAGAAATATGCTTGAGAATCTTGTAAGAGAAGGATCGTTCAAATGGTTGATTGGAAATCGAGGCCCTTTTGATGACGAATTGGAGGAGATGGAGAGGTCTCCTTCAGCCCCAACAAATTGGATACCGGAGCTATCTCCTATTGCAAATGTAGTTGTCCGTAGATGCTCCAA AATCCTTGGTGTTCCTACGACTGAGCTTTGTAAAGGCTTCAGTGCAGAGGCTTCTGAGTCTATAAAGCATCCATCTCGCTATGCAAGGAACTTTTTGGAATATTGCTCGTTCAGAGCTCTCGCTCTGTCAACTCAGGTGACAGGTCATCTGGCTGATAAAAAGTTTCGACGCCTAACATATGATATGATGCTAGCTTGGGAGGCTCCAGCTTCTGACAGCCAACCTTTGCTAAAT TTAAATGAGGATTTATCAGTTGGGATAGAGGCTTTCTCTAGAATAGCTCCGTCAGTTCCCATTATTGCAAATGTGATTATCAGCGAAAATCTTTTTGAGGTACTTGCAACATCAACTGGTGGGAGACTTCAGTTCTCCACTTATGACAAGTATCTAAGTGGACTGGAAAG AGCAATAAGAAAAATGAGGACCCAATCAGAGTCATCTCTTCTTTCTGCTGTACGATCATcaagaggagagagaattctGGAAGTGGATGGAACGGTAACTACACAACCAGTTCTTGAGCATGTGGGAATTTCTACATGGCCTG GACGGTTGATTCTGACAGACCATGCACTTTACTTCGAGGCTCTGCGTGTTGTATCTTATGACAAGGCAAAACGATATGACCTATCAGATGACCTAAAACAGGTTGTGAAACCTGAGTTGACCGGCCCATGGGGTACTAGACTGTTTGACAAGGCAGTCTTTTATAAATCAATTTCATT ATCAGAACCAGTTGTGATAGAGTTTCCTGAGCTGAAGGGGCATTCTCGTCGTGATTACTGGCTAGCGATCATAAGAGAGATTTTGTATGTTCACAGGTTTATACATAAATACCAAATCAAGGGGGTCAAACGAGATGAAGCACTATCAAAGGCTGTGCTTGGGATTCTGCGAGTACAAGCCATTCAAgaaatttcttcttctcctttacGCGCTGAGGGTCTTTTAATGTTCAATCTTTGTGACCAATTACCAGGTGGAGACTTGATACTGGAAACTCTTGCAAATATGTCAACCGTAAGTGAATTAAATAGGTCTaacacttctaagtctggaggTGGAATGTATTCGATCTCAGCCTTAGATATGATTTCTAACTTGGGCTTCGCATTTGGAACAAGTTCCAATAATTCGGTTGAGGCTGGTCTTGCTGTGGGTGAGGTAACTGTTGGACAACTGACTTCGCTGGAAAGAGCAGTTAAGGAATCAAAAAACAATTACGAAAAAGTGGCACAAGCACAAGCAACGGTAGATGGAGTCAAAGTGGAAGGCATTGATACGAATGTTGCAGTGATGAAG GAGTTGCTCTTTCCAATGATAGAACTAGGGAAATGGCTTCTTTCTTTGGCATTATGGGAGGATCCACTGAAGTCTCTGGGTTTCTGTGTTGTTTTCACTTACATCATATGCAG GGGATGGCTGAGTTATGCCTTTGCATTGATGCTCGTCTTTATTGCGATCTTCATGATGCTCACCCGGTTTTTTAGCCAAGGAATATCCAATCACGAGGTTAAGGTGTTAGCACCACCACCAATGAACACAATGGAGCAGCTTTTGGCTGTTCAGAATGCAATTTCCCAAGCTGAAGGGATTGTCCAGGATGGGAACATTGTTCTCCTAAAGCTACATGCTTTGTTGCTGTCACTTTTTCCGCAG GCAAGCGAAAAATTTGCAGTGGCTCTTTTAGTGATGGCTTCGACTCTGGCCTTGCTCCCTGGTAAATACATTGTTCTGTTGATCTTCTTGGAAGCGTTTACACGGTATTCACCAATGAGGAAAACTAGCACGGAGAGATGGATGAGAAGATTGCGAGAGTGGTGGTTCAGCGTACCTGCAGCTCCAGTTATACTtgagagagaaaaggaagagaaaaagaagagatga
- the LOC133707318 gene encoding VQ motif-containing protein 20 produces the protein MSPHANKITTNTTTTTTTNALYPPPLKINKDSHFIKKPSSSSSTSSPPSSSSSSSTYAMLGSTATRPPQQQRHPVIIYTHSPKIIHTHPRDFMALVQKLTGLSRFEDDTSPPPSAAAKSEPPETGNNNNNNVGMSSLEEEMMNKSPNQVNSNNVMIRNDDNESSSVITEENCSSNNSNNNLSNVGGGGDSSSCFVPPNPYLTNIPVFTPNTDFLCTNSMNIFNYDSMIDHR, from the coding sequence ATGAGCCCCCATGCAAATAAGATCAccaccaacaccaccaccaccaccaccaccaatgcCCTATATCCACCGCCGTTGAAGATCAACAAGGACTCCCATTTCATCAAGaaaccctcctcctcctcctccacctcttCGCCGCCGTCGTCGTCATCCTCATCGTCCACGTACGCAATGTTAGGGTCCACCGCCACGAGACCGCCGCAGCAGCAGCGTCACCCGGTGATCATCTACACGCATTCCCCTAAAATCATCCACACGCACCCGCGTGACTTCATGGCGCTGGTGCAGAAGCTCACCGGCCTCTCGCGGTTCGAGGATGACACGTCGCCGCCTCCCTCGGCGGCGGCGAAATCCGAACCGCCAGAGACGGgaaataacaacaacaacaacgttGGCATGTCGTCATTGGAGGAGGAGATGATGAATAAGAGCCCTAATCAGGTTAATAGCAACAATGTGATGATAAGAAACGACGACAACGAATCTTCGTCGGTGATTACCGAAGAGAATTGCAGCAGCAATAACAGTAATAATAATCTTAGCAACGTAGGAGGAGGAGGGGATTCATCATCTTGCTTTGTGCCGCCGAATCCATATCTAACCAACATTCCGGTGTTCACGCCGAACACGGATTTCTTGTGCACCAATTCCATGAACATATTTAATTACGACTCTATGATCGATCATCGTTGA
- the LOC133707121 gene encoding transcription factor BEE 3 produces MAQFTEDLKPSFPFLDIEPSSIELINQYADQFNHLGVLDYSSLNHFQGYMPFSSDNFFGNSQGPEFPGTLVENFPAGFVQQNSSSDNNLKNDEASAAQCLVAAGNPEFQESKKRIAMEMSESSSGVSNPSVSKTGIKRKNSLGRGKRVKISNEEEDEKPKEVVHVRARRGQATDSHSLAERVRRGKINERLRCLQDIVPGCSKTMGMAVMLDEIINYVQSLQNQVEFLSMKLTAASSFHDFNSETEDAMETMQRAKQLERVKIEAGYGGVVDSSFQYSSTNYWSL; encoded by the exons ATGGCTCAGTTCACAGAAGATTTGAAGCCTTCGTTTCCTTTCTTAGACATTGAGCCAAGCAGTATTGAACTTATAAACCAGTATGCAGACCAATTCAATCATCTTGGTGTTTTGGACTACTCAAGCTTGAATCACTTCCAAGGCTACATGCCTTTTTCAAGTGACAATTTCTTTGGCAACAGCCAAGGACCTGAATTCCCAGGAACCTTGGTCGAAAACTTTCCGGCTGGTTTTGTTCAACAGAACAGCAGCAGCGACAACAACTTGAAGAATGATGAGGCCTCAGCTGCTCAGTGCCTTGTCGCAGCTGGAAACCCTGAATTCCAAGAAAGCAAGAAGAGAATAGCAATGGAGATGTCAGAGAGCAGTTCTGGAGTCTCCAATCCCTCAGTTTCGAAAACTGGGATCAAGAGAAAAAAT AGCTTGGGAAGAGGAAAGAGGGTGAAAATCAGTAATGAGGAGGAAGATGAGAAACCAAAGGAAGTGGTTCATGTTAGAGCCAGGAGAGGCCAAGCCACTGATAGTCACAGTTTAGCAGAAAGG GTTAGAAGAGGAAAAATCAATGAGAGACTGAGATGCTTGCAAGATATTGTCCCAGGTTGCTCTAAG ACTATGGGAATGGCGGTAATGCTAGACGAGATAATTAACTATGTGCAGTCCTTGCAGAACCAGGTTGAG TTCCTGTCTATGAAGTTAACTGCAGCAAGCTCTTTCCATGACTTCAACTCAGAGACAGAAGATGCTATGGAAACAATGCAG AGGGCAAAACAGTTGGAGAGAGTGAAGATAGAAGCAGGATATGGAGGAGTAGTTGACAGTAGCTTCCAGTATTCCTCAACTAATTATTGGTCTCTCTGA
- the LOC133707122 gene encoding transcription factor MYB62-like translates to MSSNTKSFSSSSSEDDNELRRGPWTLEEDTLLIQYIARHGEGRWNLLANRAGLRRTGKSCRLRWLNYLKPDVKRGNLTPEEQLLILDLHSKWGNRWSKIAQYLPGRTDNEIKNYWRTRVQKQAKHLKIDTNSTEFQNIIRCFWMPRLLQKIGDQNQLAASHQHSITAPPSQPQFTEQGAVDMSGFVYDLDIEKQNTECILPSELPVEISNTSQFSEYYPSSSFGGAIVRNDHYVNNNSHDMEVFNLGNSAAADTCYVPESESNWLETDFSCSMWNMDELLQRC, encoded by the exons ATGTCTTCTAATACCAAAAGCTTCAGCAGCAGTTCCAGTGAAGATGACAATGAACTTAGGAGAGGGCCATGGACTCTTGAAGAAGACACTCTTCTGATTCAATACATAGCTCGTCACGGtgaaggccgatggaatctgcTAGCAAATCGGGCAG GATTAAGGAGAACTGGGAAGAGTTGCAGATTGAGATGGTTGAACTATCTGAAACCAGATGTTAAGCGCGGAAATCTTACTCCGGAAGAACAGCTGTTGATTCTTGACCTCCACTCCAAGTGGGGAAATAG GTGGTCGAAAATTGCGCAATACTTACCCGGAAGAACAGACAATGAAATCAAGAACTACTGGAGAACTAGAGTGCAGAAACAAGCAAAGCATCTTAAGATTGATACCAACAGCACAGAGTTTCAGAATATTATTAGGTGCTTTTGGATGCCTAGATTGCTGCAGAAGATAGGAGACCAAAACCAATTAGCTGCTTCTCATCAGCATTCAATAACAGCACCACCATCACAGCCACAATTTACTGAGCAAGGAGCTGTTGACATGAGCGGATTTGTATACGATTTGGATATCGAAAAGCAGAACACAGAATGCATTTTGCCTTCAGAGTTACCAGTGGAGATCTCAAACACTTCTCAATTTTCAGAATATTACCCTTCTAGTTCTTTTGGTGGAGCCATAGTGCGCAACGATCACTATGTAAACAACAATAGCCATGACATGGAAGTGTTCAACTTGGGGAATTCTGCTGCTGCTGATACTTGCTATGTGCCAGAAAGCGAAAGCAACTGGCTTGAAACTGATTTTTCATGTAGCATGTGGAACATGGATGAATTGTTGCAAAGGTGTTAG
- the LOC133743684 gene encoding small ribosomal subunit protein eS7z-like encodes MFTSRKKIHKDKDAEPTEFEESVAQSIFDLENTNQELKSDLKDLYINSAALVDVAGNRKAVVIHVPYRLRKAYRKIHVRLVRELEKKFSGKDVILIATRRIVRPPKKGSAAQRPRTRTLTAVHEAILEDVVLPAEIVGKRTRYRLDGSKIMKVFLDPKERNNTEYKLESFSAVYRKLSGKDVVFEYPITEA; translated from the exons ATGTTCACTTCAAGGAAGAAGATCCACAAGGATAAGGATGCTGAACCTACTGAGTTTGAGGAGTCTGTTGCACAG TCAATCTTTGATTTGGAGAACACAAACCAAGAGCTGAAAAGTGACTTGAAGGACTTGTACATTAACTCTGCAGC TCTCGTTGATGTTGCTGGAAATCGGAAGGCTGTTGTTATCCATGTTCCTTATAGACTGAGGAAGGCTTACCGCAAGATCCATGTTAGGCTTGTGAGGGAGCTTGAGAAGAAGTTCAGTGGAAAG GATGTGATTCTGATTGCCACACGTAGGATTGTGAGGCCTCCAAAGAAAGGCTCTGCTGCTCAACGTCCGCGCACTCGCACCCTGACTGCTGTTCATGAGGCAATATTGGAGGATGTTGTTTTACCTGCTGAAATTGTTGGCAAGCGTACCAGATATCGCCTTGATGGTTCCAAGATCATGAAG GTTTTCCTTGACCCGAAAGAGCGAAACAACACCGAGTATAAGCTGGAGAGCTTTTCTGCAGTTTACCGTAAGCTTTCAGGAAAAGATGTTGTTTTTGAATACCCCATTACCGAGGCCTAG